From the Pectobacterium carotovorum genome, one window contains:
- a CDS encoding thymidine kinase, translating into MAQLYFYYSAMNAGKSTALLQSSYNYQERGMRTLVFTAEIDNRHGVGIVSSRIGLSSPALLFNPQTPLFGLLEKEHRAQPVDCVLIDECQFLTREQVSELSDVVDQLDIPVLCYGLRTDFRGDLFSGSHYLLAWADKLIELKTVCHCGRKANCVLRLDAQGNAVHEGEQVVIGGNESYVSVCRKHYKIALGLTRKESE; encoded by the coding sequence GTGGCTCAACTTTATTTTTATTATTCTGCAATGAATGCAGGGAAATCGACGGCGCTATTGCAGTCGTCATATAACTACCAGGAGCGTGGGATGCGTACGCTGGTGTTCACTGCAGAAATAGATAATCGGCACGGCGTGGGGATTGTAAGTTCACGGATCGGCCTTTCGTCTCCGGCATTATTGTTTAATCCGCAGACACCCTTATTTGGATTGCTGGAGAAAGAGCATCGTGCTCAGCCCGTAGATTGTGTATTAATTGACGAATGTCAATTTTTAACCCGCGAGCAGGTGAGTGAGCTTTCCGATGTCGTGGACCAATTAGATATCCCGGTATTGTGCTACGGGTTGCGTACTGATTTTCGTGGCGATTTGTTTTCCGGGAGTCACTATTTATTAGCGTGGGCAGATAAGCTGATTGAGTTAAAAACGGTCTGCCATTGCGGCCGTAAAGCCAACTGCGTATTGCGATTAGATGCGCAAGGTAATGCCGTCCATGAAGGGGAACAGGTCGTTATTGGCGGCAATGAGAGCTATGTTTCTGTGTGTCGTAAACATTATAAGATTGCGCTGGGATTAACCCGTAAGGAAAGCGAGTAA